From one Brachypodium distachyon strain Bd21 chromosome 4, Brachypodium_distachyon_v3.0, whole genome shotgun sequence genomic stretch:
- the LOC100831364 gene encoding receptor-like cytosolic serine/threonine-protein kinase RBK2, translating to MATEPQQAPRRDNDNGDQVSPRSVLLHNTGHTTTAPTDATLNNDSTEPSPSPSPRSADEAPQWKGAMDTWRSKTKRRLLAPTMSSLRTLSIRTGTPSTTNKWRWPTMTTTGLHHSLAEHELCALRLSFRTFTLSELKKATANFSKDNVVGKGGHAMVYRGRLPDGTLVAVKRLSQTSSSTSLTAPERMESFLSELGHAVNVRHANVARLVGVGVDGGEHLVFPFSRLGCLSRRLHEGGAEGAMPWDARFRVAVGAAAGLEYLHERCARRIVHRDVKPANILLKDDYEPLICDFGLAKWMPAKTTHYQVTTFEGTFGYVPPEYTTHGIYNEKTDVFAFGVVLLELLTGRRAVDGKNLSLVTWARPFLGSKDEVFKMVDPALGGRYDMDQLGRVRDAAKLCIHASPALRPQMSQVARMLRGEEETAAHRRARSDQSVVEVNEADCYETLTPRRSQDDLSRHQALAFDF from the exons ATGGCgacggagccgcagcaggcgCCGCGGCGGGACAACGACAACGGCGACCAGGTCTCTCCCCGGAGCGTCCTCCTCCACAACACCGGCCACACCACAACGGCGCCGACCGACGCCACATTAAACAACGACTCCACGGAgccatcgccgtcgccgtcgccgagaAGCGCCGACGAGGCGCCCCAATGGAAGGGCGCCATGGACACTTGGAGGTCCAAGACCAAGCGCCGGCTGCTGGCGCCCACCATGTCATCCCTCCGCACCCTCAGCATCCGCACCGGCACTCCATCCACAACGAACAAATGGCGGTGGCCAACGATGACAACAACAGGCCTCCACCACAGCCTGGCAGAGCACGAGCTCTGCGCGCTGCGTCTCTCCTTCAGGACCTTCACCTTATCCGAGCTCAAGAAGGCCACGGCCAACTTCAGCAAGGACAACGTGGTGGGCAAGGGCGGCCACGCCATGGTGTACCGCGGCCGGCTCCCCGACGGCACCCTCGTCGCCGTCAAGCGCCTCTCCCAGACGTCCTCCTCAACGTCCCTGACGGCGCCGGAGAGGATGGAGAGCTTCCTGTCGGAGCTGGGCCACGCCGTGAACGTGCGCCACGCCAACGTGGCCCGGCTCGTCGGTGTCGGCGTCGATGGCGGCGAGCATCTGGTTTTCCCTTTCTCACGACTAGGATGCCTCTCGAGAAGGTTGCATGAGGGGGGAGCCGAGGGGGCCATGCCGTGGGACGCGAGGTTTCGGGtcgcggtcggcgcggcggccgggctcGAGTACCTCCATGAGAGGTGTGCGAGGAGGATCGTGCATAGGGATGTCAAGCCCGCCAACATCCTCCTCAAAGATGACTACGAGCCCCTG ATCTGTGATTTTGGGCTGGCCAAGTGGATGCCGGCCAAGACGACGCACTACCAAGTGACCACCTTCGAAGGCACATTTGG TTACGTGCCGCCGGAGTACACGACGCACGGCATCTACAACGAGAAGACGGACGTGTTCGCGTTCGGCGTCGTGCTCCTGGAGCTCCTCACGGGCCGGCGCGCCGTGGACGGCAAGAACCTGAGCCTGGTGACATGGGCGAGGCCGTTCCTGGGGAGCAAGGACGAGGTGTTCAAGATGGTCGACCCGGCGTTGGGGGGCCGCTACGACATGGACCAGCTCGGCCGGGTGCGGGACGCTGCCAAGCTCTGCATCCATGCCTCGCCGGCGCTCCGGCCGCAGATGAGCCAGGTGGCCAGGATGTTGAggggcgaggaggagacggcggcgcacCGGAGGGCGAGAAGCGATCAGAGCGTTGTTGAGGTGAATGAGGCGGATTGTTATGAGACGTTGACGCCCCGGAGGTCCCAGGATGATCTCAGCCGGCACCAGGCGCTGGCTTTCGACTTCTAG
- the LOC100840665 gene encoding plant cysteine oxidase 5, whose translation MPKIKNLSEACKVSFSPGGPISEEALERVRALLDEIRPLDVGLDNEAQIARNWNSSARQQNGRRGRNGSNQCAPPIKYLHIHECESFSMGIFCMPPSSVIPLHNHPGMTVLSKLLYGKLHAESYDWIDVADPPGQLQPRPAKCVRDREMTAPETTILYPDRGGNIHTFRAVTPCALFDVLSPPYSAENGRDCSYFRKSLVKEPSVVLPSEINSSEVVWLEELEDHQPPEGFVVARGLYKGPVIRR comes from the exons ATGCCAAAAATAAAGAACCTTTCTGAGGCATGTAAAGTATCATTTTCTCCTGGTGGACCCATATCTGAAGAAGCACTCGAGCGGGTTCGTGCTCTGTTAG ATGAGATCAGACCTTTAGACGTTGGCCTAGATAATGAAGCACAAATTGCACGTAATTGGAACAGTTCTGCACGTCAACAAAACGGGAGGCGAGGACGTAATGGGTCTAATCAGTGCGCACCTCCAATCAAATATCTGCATATTCATGAATGTGAAAGTTTCTCT ATGGGCATATTTTGTATGCCACCTTCATCAGTTATTCCACTTCACAATCATCCAGGAATGACAGTGCTGAGCAAGCTTCTTTATGGCAAGCTGCATGCAGAGTCTTATGATTGGATTGATGTAGCTGATCCACCTGGCCAATTACAGC CAAGACCAGCAAAGTGTGTAAGAGATCGTGAAATGACTGCGCCAGAGACAACCATTCTTTATCCTGATAGAGGTGGTAACATCCACACTTTCAGAGCAGTCACACCTTGTGCTCTCTTTGATGTCCTTTCTCCACCATATTCTGCTGAGAATGGGAGGGACTGTTCATACTTTCGGAAGTCTCTAGTGAAGGAACCATCTG TTGTGTTACCCAGTGAAATAAATAGCTCCGAGGTAGTCTGGTTGGAGGAATTGGAGGACCATCAGCCTCCGGAGGGCTTTGTTGTTGCTAGAGGTCTGTACAAAGGCCCTGTGATAAGGAGATAG
- the LOC100830756 gene encoding subtilisin-like protease SBT1.2, with translation MSSCTHLFLLLPLLLLTITFLSPATALSSINPGGGHHPNATQSSTSSYQTYILLVNPPPSIDTASENEHGLWHESFLPSSLTGSGEPRLVHSYTEVFSGFAVRLTNSELSLVSKKPGFVRAFPDRIFQPMTTHTPKFLGLNKDMGFWRGVGYGKGTIIGVLDAGIYAAHPSFDDTGIPPPPAKWKGSCQGSGARCNNKLIGAKFFAGNDSGDDIGHGTHIASTAAGNFVSGVSARGLGMGTAAGIAAGAHVAMYKVCTIVGCATSALLAGLDAAIKDGVDVISLSLAPFKSLRFDEDPISIGAFSAVSKGIVVVGAAGNNGPKGFLANDAPWILTVGAGSVDRSFRVLMQLGNGYQINGEAFTQVSNSSSKTFPLYMDEQHNCKSFSQGSVTGKIVICHDTGSITKSDIRGIISAGAAGVVLINNEDAGFTTLLQDYGSGLVQVTVADGNIIKKYVLSGSKAAASFVYKNTLLGIRPSPTVASFSSRGPSKYCPGVLKPDILAPGLNIIAAWPPVTNFGTGPFNIRSGTSMSTPHISGVAALVKSSHPDWSAAAIKSATLTTSDATDSNDGPILDEQHQRANAYATGAGHVNPARAIDPGLVYDLGVTEYAGYICTLLGDHALATIVRNSSLTCKDLTKVPEAQLNYPTITVPLKPTPFTVNRTVTNVGPANSTYELKLDVPESLKVRVLPNTLVFSKAGERKSFSVTVSGGGVEGQKFVEGSLRWVSANHIVRSPIVAVAGLGST, from the coding sequence ATGTCATCATGTACccatttgtttcttcttcttccacttCTCTTGCTCACCATTACCTTCCTCTCTCCTGCAACTGCATTATCCTCAATCAATCCAGGTGGAGGACACCATCCAAATGCCACACAAAGTTCTACTTCTAGCTATCAGACATACATATTGCTGGTTAACCCTCCTCCATCCATCGACACCGCCAGCGAAAATGAGCACGGTTTATGGCATGAGTCTTTCTTGCCAAGCTCACTCACCGGATCTGGCGAGCCGCGTCTCGTCCACTCCTACACCGAGGTGTTCAGTGGCTTCGCCGTGAGACTCACAAACTCCGAGCTCAGTTTGGTGTCCAAGAAGCCTGGGTTCGTGCGAGCATTCCCTGACCGGATTTTCCAGCCCATgaccacacacacaccaaaATTCCTTGGGCTGAACAAAGACATGGGGTTTTGGAGAGGCGTTGGTTACGGGAAGGGGACCATCATCGGGGTTCTTGACGCCGGAATCTATGCTGCGCATCCTTCCTTCGATGACACTGGCATCCCGCCACCCCCAGCAAAGTGGAAGGGTTCATGCCAAGGCTCCGGTGCCCGGTGCAACAACAAGCTCATCGGTGCCAAGTTCTTTGCAGGAAATGATTCCGGAGATGATATAGGGCACGGGACACACATCGCATCCACTGCTGCTGGGAACTTTGTCAGTGGTGTGTCTGCCCGTGGTCTCGGCATGGGCACCGCGGCAGGGATTGCAGCCGGGGCGCACGTCGCCATGTACAAGGTATGCACTATTGTGGGGTGTGCAACCTCAGCCTTATTGGCCGGACTAGACGCGGCGATCAAGGATGGGGTCGATGTGATCTCACTCTCCCTAGCACCCTTTAAAAGTCTCCGCTTTGATGAAGACCCGATTTCCATTGGTGCCTTTAGTGCTGTATCTAAGGGCATTGTCGTGGTAGGTGCGGCCGGCAATAATGGTCCCAAGGGGTTTCTTGCCAATGATGCACCATGGATCCTCACGGTCGGTGCCGGTTCGGTGGACAGAAGCTTTCGGGTTCTCATGCAACTCGGCAACGGCTATCAAATTAACGGGGAAGCATTTACCCAGGTATCAAATTCAAGCTCCAAGACATTCCCTCTCTATATGGATGAACAACACAACTGTAAGTCATTTAGCCAAGGCAGCGTGACTGGCAAAATTGTGATTTGTCATGATACGGGCTCGATAACTAAGTCTGACATCCGTGGCATAATAAGTGCTGGCGCAGCTGGTGTGGTACTGATCAACAATGAAGATGCTGGCTTCACCACTCTTCTCCAAGATTATGGTTCAGGTCTCGTCCAGGTGACAGTTGCCGATGGAAAtatcataaaaaaatatgtgttgtCAGGAAGCAAAGCAGCTGCAAGTTTCGTCTACAAAAACACCCTGCTCGGTATTCGTCCATCTCCAACCGTCGCGTCGTTCTCATCCCGTGGTCCAAGCAAGTATTGCCCTGGCGTTCTCAAGCCAGACATATTAGCTCCAGGGCTCAACATCATCGCTGCGTGGCCACCGGTCACCAACTTCGGCACCGGGCCTTTTAATATCAGATCCGGGACATCCATGTCAACTCCGCACATTAGTGGCGTTGCTGCTCTTGTCAAGAGCTCTCATCCGGACTGGTCAGCGGCCGCCATCAAGTCAGCTACCCTCACTACATCTGATGCCACAGATAGCAACGATGGACCGATCTTGGACGAGCAACATCAAAGGGCAAACGCATATGCCACAGGTGCAGGGCATGTAAACCCTGCAAGAGCCATCGATCCTGGGCTAGTTTATGATCTAGGCGTCACTGAATATGCCGGCTATATCTGCACGCTGCTAGGAGACCATGCCTTGGCAACCATCGTGCGTAACTCAAGCTTGACTTGCAAGGATCTTACCAAGGTACCTGAAGCGCAGCTGAACTACCCAACCATAACGGTGCCGCTCAAGCCCACGCCGTTCACAGTGAACCGGACGGTGACCAACGTTGGGCCTGCAAATTCGACATACGAACTCAAGTTGGATGTGCCCGAGAGTCTGAAAGTGCGTGTCTTGCCGAATACGCTGGTGTTCTCCAAGGCCGGAGAGAGGAAGTCGTTCAGTGTAACAGTGAGCGGTGGTGGCGTTGAAGGGCAAAAATTCGTGGAGGGGAGCTTGAGGTGGGTTTCAGCAAACCATATTGTGCGTAGTCCGATCGTCGCTGTTGCAGGTCTAGGTTCCACTTAG
- the LOC100831060 gene encoding leucine-rich repeat receptor-like protein FASCIATED EAR2, whose protein sequence is MRGRTHPSSPRRLLLPQTHHPPLPLNSSATLHSELHCRCLAYRLQNAMAATPRHQASGAVLLLLATLLQLLLPSPAAATLHPVDYLALQSIRRALSDLPGSNFFASWDFTGDPCAFAGVSCSSSSSPTTTSRVVSLSLGDPRAGAPGLTGALPSAALSRLSALNSLSLVPGRVSGALPPSMSSSLRFLALPGNLISGPLPSTLPPNLRTVDLSKNSLSGTIPPGILQIRSLRTLILSHNSFSGSIPPSITSPLIHLDLRGNRLSGGLPPLLPGSLAYLSLAGNKLSGRVGPALQRLTRLAFLDLGGNWFSGEIPGELFSFRGIMYLQLRKNGFSGELRPAGKVPAGATVDLSHNALSGRVPPELAAAAAVYLNGNRFVGALPREVAAAAEEGRMRVLFLQDNFLTGIGLRGVPSRAAVCAHWNCVAPPAGVVAACPAKGGRGRRRPPAQCGGRRG, encoded by the coding sequence ATGCGGGGGAGAACCCATCCATCTTCCCCAAggcgccttctcctcccccaAACTCACCATCCGCCATTGCCACTCAACAGCAGTGCTACACTACACAGCGAGCTCCATTGCCGCTGCCTCGCCTACAGACTGCAGAACGCAATGGCGGCGACGCCACGACACCAGGCTTCcggcgccgtcctcctcctcttagcgacgctgctgcagctcctcctcccgtcgccagcggcggcgacgctgcACCCGGTGGACTACCTGGCGCTCCAATCAATCCGCCGCGCGCTCTCCGACCTCCCGGGCTCCAACTTCTTCGCCTCCTGGGACTTCACCGGCGACCCCTGCGCCTTCGCCGGcgtctcctgctcctcctcctcctcccccaccaccacctcccgcgtcgtctccctctccctcggcgacccccgcgccggcgcgccAGGCCTCACGGGGGccctcccctccgccgccctctccCGCCTCTCCGCCCTCAACTCCCTCTCCCTCGTCCCCGGCCGCGTCTCCGGCGCCCTCCCCCCATCCAtgtcctcctccctccgctTCCTCGCGCTCCCCGGAAACCTCATCTCCGGCCCCCTCCCTTCCACACTCCCCCCAAATCTCCGCACGGTCGATCTCAGCAAGAACTCCCTCTCCGGCACAATCCCCCCCGGAATCCTCCAAATCCGATCCCTCCGAACCCTAATCCTCTCCCACAACTCCTTCTCCGGCTCAATCCCGCCGTCCATAACCTCCCCGCTGATCCACCTCGACCTCCGCGGCAACCGGCTCTCTGGGgggctcccgccgctgctacCGGGGTCCCTGGCGTACCTCAGCCTGGCCGGGAACAAGCTCTCCGGCCGCGTGGGGCCGGCCCTGCAGCGGCTCACCAGGCTCGCCTtcctcgacctcggcgggaacTGGTTCTCGGGGGAAATCCCCGGGGAGCTCTTTTCGTTCCGGGGCATCATGTACCTGCAGCTGAGGAAGAATGGattctccggcgagctccggccggcggggaagGTGCCTGCGGGAGCCACCGTGGACCTCAGCCATAACGCGCTGTCCGGGCGGGTCCCGCcggagctggcggcggcggcggcggtgtacCTGAACGGGAACAGGTTTGTGGGGGCATTGCCCAGggaggtcgcggcggcggcggaggaagggagGATGCGGGTGCTGTTCTTGCAGGATAACTTTCTCACGGGGATTGGTTTGAGGGGTGTGCCGTCGAGGGCCGCGGTCTGCGCGCACTGGAACTgcgtcgcgccgccggcgggggtgGTGGCGGCGTGCCCGGCCAAGGGCGGCaggggccggcgccggccgccggcgcagtgcggcggccggaggggGTAG
- the LOC100831664 gene encoding sugar transporter ERD6-like 7 — MVMESGDNGASARERLLGGDGGEAGSESAVAAGTLGMVFASTGVAVLGSFAYGVAIGYSAPTQAEIRQDLQLTLSEYSVFGSVITIGAMIGAVASGQIADVAGRKGAMRASALVCIVGWLAIFFAQSAASLDFGRFCTGFGVGVFSYVVPVFIAEIAPKALRGGLTTLNQLLVCTGLSVTYIVGTVVSWRMLVIAGLVPCMILIVGLFFIPESPRWLAKVGRQKEFEIALQRLRGKDADVSLEAAEIKEFIETIENLPKAGIQDLFSRSYIRPVIIGVGLMVFQQFVGINGILFYASETFVSAGFTSGNLGTILMGCIQAPITALGALLMDRSGRRPLLLISTSGLLVGSLMSGISFYLKTHGIFAEQVPVIALTGILVYIASFSLGMGSVPWVIMSEIFPINMKGIGGSFVTLVNWFGSLAVSFAFNFFMSWSSSGTFFFFAFVCAMAILFIVKVVPETKGKTLEEIQVSINHGT; from the exons ATGGTGATGGAGAGCGGCGACAATGGTGCCTCGGCGAGGGAGAGGCTCCttggcggggacggcggcgaggcgggttcggagtcggcggtggcggcggggacgcTGGGGATGGTCTTTGCCAGCACCGGGGTCGCCGTGCTCGGCTCCTTCGCCTACGGCGTCGCG ATCGGCTACTCGGCGCCGACGCAGGCCGAGATCAGGCAGGACCTGCAGCTAACACTCTCCGAg TACTCGGTTTTCGGTTCGGTAATAACAATTGGGGCGATGATCGGAGCAGTTGCAAGCGGGCAGATTGCCGATGTTGCTGGACGAAAAGGG GCTATGAGGGCTTCTGCTCTTGTCTGCATTGTCGGATGGCTGGCAATCTTCTTTGCACAA AGTGCTGCTTCACTTGATTTTGGGAGATTCTGCACCGGGTTTGGCGTGGGGGTGTTTTCATACGTG GTGCCGGTTTTCATCGCAGAAATAGCTCCCAAGGCTCTTCGTGGGGGGCTTACAACTCTGAACCAA TTGCTGGTATGTACTGGATTATCTGTGACGTATATTGTCGGAACGGTTGTATCATGGCGCATGCTGGTCATAGCTG GACTTGTTCCATGCATGATCCTCATAGTTGGTCTCTTCTTCATCcccgaatctcctcgatggcTG GCAAAAGTGGGCCGGCAAAAGGAGTTTGAAATAGCACTGCAGCGCCTCCGTGGGAAAGATGCAGATGTGTCCCTTGAAGCAGCTGAAATCAAG GAATTCATCGAAACTATTGAAAATCTTCCGAAGGCCGGAATTCAGGATCTCTTCAGTAGGTCTTACATCCGGCCTGTCATTATCGGTGTCGGTCTAATGGTTTTCCAGCAATTTGTAGGGATAAATGGCATCCTATTCTATGCCAGTGAAACTTTTGTATCAGCTG GGTTCACTTCTGGAAACCTGGGAACCATCTTGATGGGTTGTATACAG GCGCCAATCACAGCACTTGGAGCTCTACTGATGGACAGAAGTGGGAGAAGGCCACTATTGTTG ATTTCAACATCTGGACTCCTCGTTGGATCTCTTATGTCAGGGATATCATTCTATCTCAAG ACTCATGGGATATTTGCAGAGCAAGTCCCGGTAATCGCACTCACTGGCATACTG GTCTACATTGCAAGCTTTTCACTAGGAATGGGTTCAGTTCCTTGGGTCATAATGTCAGAG ATATTTCCCATAAATATGAAGGGAATCGGCGGGAGCTTCGTGACTCTGGTGAACTGGTTCGGTTCGCTTGCAGTTTCTTTCGCCTTCAACTTCTTCATGAGCTGGAGTTCTTCAG GgacattcttcttcttcgccttTGTTTGCGCCATGGCCATTCTTTTCATTGTGAAGGTCGTGCCAGAGACAAAAGGCAAGACCTTGGAAGAGATTCAGGTTTCCATAAACCATGGCACATAG